The DNA segment GGTGGCCGGGGTAAAGGCAAGTTCAAAGAATTGGGCGAAGACGCAAAAGGCGGCGTTCGTCTGGCCAAAAGCATCGAAGACGTCGAATCGGACGCGAAAGACATGCTGGGCAACACTTTGGTCACGATCCAAACCGGCGCCGAAGGCAAGCAGGTTAACCGCCTTTACGTGACCGATGGCGTTGACATCGAAAGCGAATATTACCTCGCCATGTTGGTTGACCGGGCTACGGGTCAGGTTGCCATGGTTGCCTCAACCGAAGGCGGCATGGACATCGAAGACGTGGCGCACAACACGCCCGAATTGATCACAACGATCACGATCGATCCAGCGCAAGGCTTTATGCCGCATCACGGACGGGCTGTTGCTTTTGCACTCAATCTTTCGGGCGGTTTGAACAAGAAGTGTCAGAAGCTCGCTGCGCAGCTGTATAAAGCGTTCATGTCGAGCGATTGCGAAATGCTTGAGATTAACCCATTGGTTGAAACCAAAGCTGACGCAGACGGCAACGCCGATCTGCTCGTGCTCGACACGAAGATGAGCTTTGATGGCAACGCCCTCTATCGTCACCCCGCTATCGAAGCGATGCGCGATGAAACCGAGGAAGATCCAGCCGAAGTTGAAGCGAGCGAATACGATCTCGCCTACATCAAGCTCGACGGGAACATCGGTTGTATGGTCAACGGCGCTGGCCTTGCCATGGCGACGATGGACATCATCAAGTTGAACGGCGCGTTCCCAGCTAACTTCCTCGACGTAGGTGGCGGCGCTACAACTGAAAAAGTAACTGCCGCGTTCAAGATCATCCTGAAAGACCCCGCTGTTGAGGGCATTCTCGTCAACATCTTTGGCGGCATCATGAAATGCGACATCATCGCGGACGGCATCGTTCAAGCGGCGAAGGAAGTGAACCTTTCTGTGCCGCTCGTTGTGCGCCTTGAAGGCACGAATGTTGCCGCTGGTAAGGAAATCCTCGCCAATTCCGGCCTGCCCATCGTGGCCGCCGATGATTTGGGCGACGCGGCGAAAAAGATCGTCGCTGAGGTCAAGCAAGCTGCATGAAGCGAATAGCGACAAGCGCGGCGCTGATCGGCGCCGCGCTTGTTGGCTGCAGCGATCAAAGTGTTGCCCTTTCTGATCGGGCCATTTTGACCGAGCTCGACGGATCAGACTGGGGCATCATATCCCCCAATGGCGCGTTTCTAATACAGCCCAAAATTACCGCTCTATCGTGTGAACAGAATTGGGCTTTTGGGCATCACGATGGCAGCGGGTATTTCTTGCTCAACCTAGAAACAGGCCAACTTTCATCACAGCTGAAAAAGAGTGAGCTTTCCGATGAGCTCGCCCGCGTCAATCTAAGCTTTACCGAACTGCACGCGGTCGAGTCATTTGATCGGTACTTCTCCGGTTGCGGTTAACTCGGATCCATGCGGTTGAATTCAAACTGCAATTCGCTGCCTGATTGCATCCGCACCGCAGCAACCAATCCTTCACCGGGCTTTTCCGGGTCGGCGCATCTCAATGTCAGCGCGTTGAAATAGGCGGCGCACGGCTCCATCGCGACAAGGCGGAAGGTGAGCATGTCGTCCTTCTCCTCCCATCCCGTAAGATCGGCGTTGAAGTGCTTGAGGCGTAGCACCACTGTGCCCGCTTCCTCCATTGCATACAGATGTTCGGTGAACATGATTTCGCCATTGGCGGTTTCTTGAACAAAGGTTCCGACCATGGTGCCGCCCATTGGCGGGAGCCAGCTTTCCATTGCGGATGCGCCACCGATGCCCACACCGCTCCATTGGCCGACGAGCCAGTCCATCTCATTGAGAGTGGCGGAAGGCGATTCGAAACCTTCCTCGCCGATCTTCGTTTCCGGCATGGGGGTCGGCGTAGGCGATTCTTGCGCGGAGGCGAAGCCCCCTCCAAGCGACACAGCGGCGATGGCCGAAGCCAAGATGAGCCCTCGTAGAGCGTGTTTCATCAAATGAACCCCTTTCTTGCATTAAAGATAATGGACGAGCGGCGTTGAGATTGGCAAGGCAGAACGTGAAATGCCGCAAGGGCATGGACTTCAATGCGCGGCTTCGCCCAACTTGACGTTTACGTAAACGCAAGCTAGGCGGTCTCCAAGCATGTAAGCAATAAGAATATACGACAGGAAGGAAGCCCCATGAAAATCCTCGTGCCCGTAAAACGAGTGATCGATTACAACGTGAAACCGCGCGTAAAGGCCGATGGCTCAGGCGTGGATCTTGCGAATGTCAAAATGAGCATGAACCCGTTTGATGAAATCGCCGTCGAAGAGGCGATCCGCATCAAAGAAGCGGGCAATGCCGAAGAGATCATCGCCGTTTCTGTCGGCCCTGCAAAGGCCCAAGAGACGTTGCGCACCGCGCTTGCCATGGGTGCTGATCGTGCGATTCTCGTCGAAACCGACGAAGAAGTTGAACCGCTGGCCGTGGCCAAAATTCTCAAAGCGATCGCGGATGAGGAACAGCCCGGCCTGGTCCTGCTCGGCAAACAATCAATCAGCGATGACAGCAATCAAACCGGCCAGATGCTCGCCGCTTTGATGGGCCGCCCACAAGGCACCTTTGCCAACACAATCGAAGTCGCGGGCGACGCCGTAACGGTGAAGCGCGAGATTGATGGCGGTCTGGAAACGGTCAAATTGACCCTCCCTGCGATTGTCACAACCGACCTTCGTTTGAATGAGCCGCGCTATGCTTCGTTGCCGAACATCATGAAGGCCAAGAAAAAGCCGCTTGATGCCAAGACACCGGCAGATTTCGGCGTCGATATCGCACCGCGCCTGACTACCACCAATGTCAGCGAGCCTCCGGTCCGCCAGGCCGGTGAAAAGGTCGAAGATGTCGCCGCACTCGTCGCCAAGATCAAGGAGCTGGGGATCGCCTGATTGGCGGCCCGGTAAAGGAAAGGAACAGACAGATGAACACTCTCATTCTGGTCGAACACGACAACAACACCGTCAACGATGCAACGCTTGCCGTGGTGACAGCGGCTGCAAAATTGGGCGAAGTCCACGCATTGGTCGCGGGTGAAAACTGTGGGTCCGCTGCAGAAGCGGCGTCGAAAATCGCCGGCATCGCCAAAGTATTGAAAGCCGACGATCCTGCCTATGGCGCGGGTCTTGCCGAAAACGTTGCCCCCCTGGCTGCCGGATTGATGGAAAGCTACGATGCCTTCCTCGCGCCTGCGACGACGTCGGGCAAAAACATCGCACCGCGCGTCGCCGCGCATCTCGATGTTATGCAGATTTCGGATATTCTTTCGGTCGAAGGTGACAAGACGTTCACCCGCCCAATCTATGCGGGCAACGCCATCGCAACGGTACAATCATCCGATGCGAAATTGGTGATCACCGTTCGCGGCACCGCGTTCGAGAAGGCTGAATCCGAAGGTGGTTCCGCTGCCATCGAAGACGCAGCGGGTCCCGGTGATGCCGGCATCTCCAGCTTTGTCAGCCGCGAAGTCGCCAAGAGCGAGCGTCCAGAGCTGGCCAGTGCGAAAATCATCGTATCGGGTGGCCGCGCACTTAAAGACAGCGAGACCTTCGAACAGATCATCAACCCGCTTGCGGACAAACTTGGCGCGGCCATCGGCGCGTCGCGCGCCGCGGTTGATGCTGGGTATGTGCCCAACGATTATCAGGTTGGCCAAACGGGCAAAATTGTTGCCCCAGAAGTGTATATCGCCATCGGTATTTCCGGTGCGATCCAACACTTGGCCGGCATGAAAGATTCGAAAGTCATCATCGCCATCAATAAAGACGAAGATGCACCAATCTTCCAAGTGGCAGATATTGGCTTAGTGGCCGATCTGTTCAACGCCGTTCCTGAATTGACCGGCGCCTTGGGCTAAACGCCTAAGAAAAACTCAATCTTGTCAAAGACCTCCGCCGCGCTATTCTGCGCTGCGGGGGTCTTTTTTATGGAACTATCAATCGCAAGAGCCGGTATGATCTCTGGCATAGCGGCGGTCATTGCGATGACTTCGGCGCAGCCGGCATGGGCCGATGATGATTATCCAAACGAATTGGCCGAAGGCGACAACGTCACCAAGTTGGAACCGATCTCACCGTGGAACATCGATTTCGCGGCGGACAAATGTCGCCTAGCGCGTTTGTTCGGAACGAGAGGAGACGACGAAGAAAGGCACTTTCTGTTCTTTGAACAAGTCGCGCCGCAAAGCGGGTTCGCGATGACCATGGCCGGTCCGGAAATCGCGCGTTACCGCAATGGTTCACGCGTGGAGATGGGCATGGAAGGCAATGAGCCCATGGAGCGACTGGAGACTTTGGGCAGACGGGGAACGGTGGCATCCATCGGACCCGCCATCGTCATCGCCACCCGCTCTTTGGGCCGTGCGCCGGGCGCAGTGGCGCCTTACTCTGCAGGGATAGATTTGGACGAGGCGGCCAATGTTGATCGCATTGTGTTGCGGCGCAGCCGCCGCGTTCTTTCCATCGAAACGGGCAACATGATGCCGCCGTTTCAGGCGCTGAATGCATGCACATTCGACCTATTAGAATCATGGGGATTGGATCCGGAACAACACCGGCGGTACACGCCATCTCAATGGCAAAATATGGAAGCGATTGCGCGCCGAATTCAGGCCAATTATCCGCGTCGGGCGTTGAATAGCGGCGAAAATGGCAATTTCAGAATGCGCGTCATCATCGAAACCGACGGTTCAGTCTCGGATTGCTTTATGGGCCAATCGACCGAAACACGGCGCTTGGAATCGCCTGCATGCGACGAGATGTCGGATGCGGTTTTCACCCCGGCTAAGGACGCCGCCGGAAATCCCATCCGATCATTTTACGCGACATCAATCAGCTACCGTTCCAATTGATCGTGATGGGGTGGGCAGAATGCTGCCGCGCCGTTCGTGAACCTCACCCCTTCGGCCCGGCAGGGTTGCGGGACGATCCAATCGCTCCGCGGCCAGCCTCGACGCGCTGCGAATGGCCTCTTGAGAATTGCCCGCGATAAGAGCGGACGCACATAGGGCGCATTCTTTCTGTGCTTCATGAGTGCGTTCCTGAGCGACGACTTGCGAAAGGAGTGCGAACAATCGGAACCGCTCTTCGTTAAAGCGATCTTCGCTGGTGGCGGCGTCTATCATCGAGAAATACAACTCTTCGCGCGGATTGCGCTTGGGGCTGCGATCCCTCCACAAGGCCCTGCCACTCAGGACGAATGCGCCCGATCCGACCTCCAATATGCAATCCTGTGTTGCGGTGACCAACGCGCCGTTGATCACGGCCTGCCCTCCTTTGGTAAGAGAGAGAGTGTGCGGCTGTGGAATGGTGGTGTGCGGATCAATCATAGGCCCGAGTACGGCCGCGCATCGAGGCGTTTCACCTGGGGTTTTTACGGATAGGGCTGCCGCGTAGAAACGCGGCAATGCCTCAATCACATAAGCGACGTGATGAAATGAAGCGTCATGCCGACCAATCCGCCAACGACCGTGCCGTTGATGCGTATAAATTGGAGGTCGCGGCCCACGGCGTTTTCGATCCGGCCGGTAATGGTGGTCGCGTCCCACCGCTTTACCGTTTCGGACACCAGGGTTACAATTTCACCGCCATACCGGGTGGCAATGCCGACCAATGTGCGCCGCGCAAATCGATTGATCTGCCACTG comes from the Erythrobacter sp. Alg231-14 genome and includes:
- the sucC gene encoding ADP-forming succinate--CoA ligase subunit beta, which produces MNVHEYQAKELLKEYGIAIPAGHAALTVEEAVEGAKKLPGPLYVVKAQIHAGGRGKGKFKELGEDAKGGVRLAKSIEDVESDAKDMLGNTLVTIQTGAEGKQVNRLYVTDGVDIESEYYLAMLVDRATGQVAMVASTEGGMDIEDVAHNTPELITTITIDPAQGFMPHHGRAVAFALNLSGGLNKKCQKLAAQLYKAFMSSDCEMLEINPLVETKADADGNADLLVLDTKMSFDGNALYRHPAIEAMRDETEEDPAEVEASEYDLAYIKLDGNIGCMVNGAGLAMATMDIIKLNGAFPANFLDVGGGATTEKVTAAFKIILKDPAVEGILVNIFGGIMKCDIIADGIVQAAKEVNLSVPLVVRLEGTNVAAGKEILANSGLPIVAADDLGDAAKKIVAEVKQAA
- a CDS encoding DUF6265 family protein, translating into MKHALRGLILASAIAAVSLGGGFASAQESPTPTPMPETKIGEEGFESPSATLNEMDWLVGQWSGVGIGGASAMESWLPPMGGTMVGTFVQETANGEIMFTEHLYAMEEAGTVVLRLKHFNADLTGWEEKDDMLTFRLVAMEPCAAYFNALTLRCADPEKPGEGLVAAVRMQSGSELQFEFNRMDPS
- a CDS encoding FAD-binding protein, translating into MNTLILVEHDNNTVNDATLAVVTAAAKLGEVHALVAGENCGSAAEAASKIAGIAKVLKADDPAYGAGLAENVAPLAAGLMESYDAFLAPATTSGKNIAPRVAAHLDVMQISDILSVEGDKTFTRPIYAGNAIATVQSSDAKLVITVRGTAFEKAESEGGSAAIEDAAGPGDAGISSFVSREVAKSERPELASAKIIVSGGRALKDSETFEQIINPLADKLGAAIGASRAAVDAGYVPNDYQVGQTGKIVAPEVYIAIGISGAIQHLAGMKDSKVIIAINKDEDAPIFQVADIGLVADLFNAVPELTGALG
- a CDS encoding energy transducer TonB — protein: MELSIARAGMISGIAAVIAMTSAQPAWADDDYPNELAEGDNVTKLEPISPWNIDFAADKCRLARLFGTRGDDEERHFLFFEQVAPQSGFAMTMAGPEIARYRNGSRVEMGMEGNEPMERLETLGRRGTVASIGPAIVIATRSLGRAPGAVAPYSAGIDLDEAANVDRIVLRRSRRVLSIETGNMMPPFQALNACTFDLLESWGLDPEQHRRYTPSQWQNMEAIARRIQANYPRRALNSGENGNFRMRVIIETDGSVSDCFMGQSTETRRLESPACDEMSDAVFTPAKDAAGNPIRSFYATSISYRSN
- a CDS encoding electron transfer flavoprotein subunit beta/FixA family protein, whose product is MKILVPVKRVIDYNVKPRVKADGSGVDLANVKMSMNPFDEIAVEEAIRIKEAGNAEEIIAVSVGPAKAQETLRTALAMGADRAILVETDEEVEPLAVAKILKAIADEEQPGLVLLGKQSISDDSNQTGQMLAALMGRPQGTFANTIEVAGDAVTVKREIDGGLETVKLTLPAIVTTDLRLNEPRYASLPNIMKAKKKPLDAKTPADFGVDIAPRLTTTNVSEPPVRQAGEKVEDVAALVAKIKELGIA